The proteins below come from a single Cylindrospermopsis raciborskii Cr2010 genomic window:
- a CDS encoding nucleotidyl transferase AbiEii/AbiGii toxin family protein encodes MRLNQHPDFQDALVAASVYFAAHGLTPQLIEKDYYVTEALRRIACGWETSVIFKGGTSLSKGWQLINRFSEDIDLFLNKQAFTPPLGANRVDKELMEIEAAVALNPGLTLVKDLGNRKRGASRNSYFDYRSRFPETETISIIAPRILLEMGTRSGDYPIQRVELTSYVVKFLQTVGENLGTEDESSFSMLLLDFRRTAIEKLFAIHSRVGQYIQTKEGLGKYTRHYYDLYCLLQQVEVRTMLENDEYQQLKFDCDRISRESFGDSYTPPPGLSFRDSLALFPDAELKSYLSWEYTIQCRPLCYGSFPTWEEILDCFESVRPLL; translated from the coding sequence ATGAGATTAAACCAACATCCTGACTTTCAAGATGCGCTTGTCGCAGCTAGTGTTTATTTTGCCGCACACGGACTTACTCCCCAGTTAATCGAAAAGGATTACTATGTGACCGAGGCTTTACGGAGGATTGCTTGTGGTTGGGAAACTTCAGTTATTTTCAAAGGAGGAACGAGTTTATCCAAAGGTTGGCAATTAATCAATCGGTTTTCGGAAGATATCGATCTATTTCTGAATAAACAAGCTTTCACACCACCCTTGGGAGCCAATCGCGTCGATAAGGAATTGATGGAGATTGAAGCTGCGGTAGCTCTGAACCCCGGTTTAACTCTGGTGAAGGATTTAGGAAATCGCAAACGCGGTGCGAGTCGGAATAGTTACTTTGACTATCGATCAAGATTTCCAGAAACCGAGACTATCTCTATCATCGCTCCCAGAATTTTACTGGAGATGGGAACGCGCAGCGGAGACTATCCCATTCAGCGAGTGGAACTTACTTCTTATGTGGTGAAATTTCTGCAGACCGTGGGGGAGAATTTAGGAACTGAGGATGAAAGTAGCTTTTCGATGCTTCTACTAGATTTTCGGCGGACTGCAATCGAAAAGTTGTTTGCAATCCACAGTCGTGTCGGACAGTACATCCAAACTAAAGAAGGCTTGGGAAAATACACTCGCCATTACTACGACCTCTACTGCTTATTGCAACAAGTCGAAGTTCGTACTATGTTAGAAAATGATGAGTATCAGCAACTTAAGTTTGATTGCGATCGCATTAGTCGCGAGAGTTTTGGTGATAGCTACACACCACCACCAGGATTGAGTTTTAGGGATAGTTTGGCTCTATTTCCTGATGCGGAGTTGAAGTCTTACTTGAGTTGGGAATATACAATTCAATGTCGTCCGTTATGTTATGGTAGTTTTCCCACTTGGGAGGAGATTTTAGACTGCTTTGAATCTGTTCGCCCGTTGCTATAA
- the thrB gene encoding homoserine kinase gives MSIISHVIVKVPATTANLGPGFDCIGAALQLYNEFKFTLGDSKLCIKVHGKEAEKVQTDSSNLIYQAFVKLYERINKTPPGVEIEINLGIPLARGLGSSATAIVGGLVGGNILADSPLSPEEVIKLAIEMEGHPDNVVPAFLGGCQLAATSSRGWEICPVHWHPEIIPVVAIPDFELSTSQARKVLPIEISRDDAIFNTSHFGLLLQALASNQKEWLQAALKDKLHQPYRQSLIPGYDDVESAVIEAGAYGMVISGAGPTLLALTDSAHSPKVVQAMTHAWAKVGITCTVLPLPIDINGISFDFSPLSPTQRQKR, from the coding sequence ATGTCCATAATTTCTCATGTTATTGTTAAAGTCCCAGCTACCACTGCCAACCTAGGCCCTGGTTTTGACTGTATTGGTGCGGCACTGCAATTGTACAATGAATTTAAGTTTACCTTAGGTGATTCCAAGTTGTGTATTAAGGTTCACGGTAAGGAAGCAGAAAAGGTTCAAACTGATAGCAGTAATTTAATTTATCAAGCATTTGTTAAGCTGTATGAGCGTATAAATAAAACACCCCCAGGCGTGGAAATTGAGATTAATTTAGGTATTCCCCTAGCCAGGGGTTTAGGTAGTTCGGCCACGGCCATAGTGGGGGGACTAGTGGGGGGTAACATTCTAGCTGATTCACCCCTATCCCCAGAGGAAGTAATCAAATTAGCCATTGAAATGGAGGGTCACCCGGATAACGTTGTTCCTGCCTTTTTGGGGGGATGTCAGCTAGCAGCTACTAGCAGCAGAGGTTGGGAAATTTGTCCAGTGCATTGGCATCCTGAGATTATACCAGTAGTAGCCATCCCCGATTTTGAATTATCAACATCCCAAGCCCGCAAAGTTTTGCCGATAGAAATTAGTCGTGACGATGCAATTTTTAATACTTCCCATTTTGGTTTGTTGTTGCAGGCCCTAGCTAGCAATCAGAAAGAATGGTTACAAGCTGCCTTAAAAGACAAATTGCATCAACCCTACCGTCAATCTCTAATTCCCGGTTATGATGATGTGGAAAGTGCTGTGATAGAAGCTGGTGCTTATGGTATGGTAATTAGTGGAGCAGGTCCAACCTTATTAGCTCTAACAGACAGCGCGCACTCCCCTAAAGTAGTTCAAGCCATGACCCATGCTTGGGCAAAAGTGGGGATAACATGCACAGTGTTACCCCTTCCTATTGATATTAATGGCATAAGCTTTGACTTCTCCCCGCTCTCCCCCACACAAAGACAAAAAAGATGA
- the pheT gene encoding phenylalanine--tRNA ligase subunit beta — MRISFNWLRELVEIKLTPEELAHTLTMAGFEVEGIEDRRTWANGVVVGKVLKREQHPNADKLSVCTVDIGGEETLNIVCGASNVCADIYVPVATKGTYLPNIDLKIKPTKLRGVPSNGMICSLKELGLPTEIDGIHIFREEGLTLGREVGPLLGLDDVILDVTATANRADALSMVGIAREVAALTGGKLSLPQLTGVEITPSTAQKIRVKISEQHACPLYIGTLIENVKIAPSPEWLQRRLIAAGVRPINNIVDITNYVLLERGQPLHAFDKQRLEQVGQGTDVTIGVRFAQGGETLQTLDGQTRNLSTQNLLITANNQPVALAGVMGGEETEIHPGTTSLFLEAALFNSVAIRRSSRSVGLRSEASGRYERGVNWAELATASDRALSLMQELADAKVVHQEIADYRPDNALKNHPIILRLERINQVLGPIDLGVETGELKAADVEKILTALGCELTDNQDGSWQVKVPSYRYSDLEREIDLIEEIARLYGYDNFVDTLPEKTEPGYLPLDQELVRKLRSYLRAEGLTELMHYSLVKPGEDRQILLNNPLFAEYSALRTDLISGLIDAFEYNLQQGNGALNGFEIGTIFSREEEGLEESQVIAGIIGGDTTVGRWFNGGKENPMTWFAAKGILENVFQQLGLEVEFQPENRDRRLHPGRTASLWLGGARLGTFGQVHPQLRREKSLPDAVYVFQLDLDTLLSTLDNDELLTPKFKPYSTYPASDRDLAFFASVKVTVGEIEKVITKAGKGLLESVEVFDEYRGENVPIGQRSLAFRLVYRAVDHTLTDNEVEPVHHKIRESLVEKFGVTLRS; from the coding sequence ATGCGTATCTCTTTCAATTGGTTACGGGAACTTGTAGAAATTAAACTAACTCCGGAAGAACTAGCTCATACCCTAACAATGGCGGGGTTTGAGGTAGAGGGTATAGAGGATCGTCGCACTTGGGCGAATGGAGTTGTCGTAGGAAAAGTTCTAAAACGGGAACAGCATCCAAACGCGGATAAATTAAGTGTTTGCACAGTAGATATAGGCGGCGAGGAAACACTTAATATTGTTTGTGGTGCATCAAATGTGTGTGCTGATATTTATGTACCGGTTGCGACCAAGGGGACTTATTTACCCAATATTGATTTAAAAATCAAACCGACCAAGCTCAGAGGTGTACCCTCCAATGGGATGATTTGTTCATTAAAAGAATTGGGTTTACCCACAGAGATAGACGGGATTCATATTTTTAGAGAAGAGGGTTTAACCCTGGGTAGGGAGGTAGGTCCCCTTCTAGGTTTGGACGATGTGATTTTAGATGTCACAGCTACCGCTAATCGTGCAGATGCTTTATCCATGGTAGGGATTGCCAGGGAAGTTGCAGCATTAACGGGTGGAAAGCTATCCCTTCCTCAACTAACAGGAGTAGAAATTACCCCCAGCACAGCACAAAAAATCCGGGTGAAAATTTCTGAACAGCACGCTTGTCCTCTATATATTGGTACCCTAATAGAAAATGTGAAAATTGCCCCTTCTCCTGAATGGTTGCAAAGGCGTTTAATTGCTGCGGGTGTACGTCCAATTAACAACATAGTAGATATTACAAACTATGTATTATTAGAAAGAGGACAGCCTCTACACGCCTTTGATAAACAAAGATTAGAGCAGGTAGGTCAGGGAACAGATGTAACTATTGGGGTGAGATTTGCTCAAGGTGGAGAAACTCTCCAAACCCTAGATGGACAAACCCGGAACCTATCTACTCAGAACTTATTAATTACTGCTAACAATCAACCTGTAGCTCTAGCAGGAGTTATGGGTGGTGAAGAAACAGAAATTCATCCAGGTACAACCAGTTTATTTTTAGAAGCTGCACTGTTCAACTCAGTGGCTATTCGTCGTTCTTCTCGCAGTGTAGGTTTAAGAAGTGAAGCATCGGGAAGATACGAAAGAGGAGTTAATTGGGCAGAATTAGCAACAGCTTCTGATCGAGCTTTATCTCTGATGCAGGAGTTAGCAGATGCTAAAGTTGTTCATCAAGAAATTGCTGATTACCGTCCTGATAATGCTCTAAAGAATCATCCTATTATTTTGCGACTAGAGAGAATTAATCAAGTGTTAGGTCCCATTGATTTGGGCGTAGAAACGGGAGAGTTAAAAGCAGCAGATGTGGAAAAGATTCTCACAGCTTTAGGATGTGAACTAACTGATAATCAGGATGGTAGTTGGCAAGTAAAAGTGCCATCCTATCGCTATTCCGATTTAGAAAGGGAAATTGATTTAATTGAGGAAATTGCCCGACTTTACGGTTATGATAACTTTGTTGATACTCTACCCGAAAAAACTGAACCAGGTTATTTACCCTTAGACCAGGAACTAGTGCGAAAATTACGCAGTTATTTAAGAGCAGAGGGTTTAACAGAGTTAATGCACTACTCCTTGGTCAAACCCGGTGAAGACAGGCAAATTCTTTTAAATAATCCTTTATTTGCCGAATATTCAGCCCTGAGAACCGATTTAATTTCTGGTTTAATTGATGCTTTTGAATATAATCTACAGCAAGGAAATGGGGCGTTAAATGGTTTTGAAATTGGCACCATTTTCTCCAGAGAAGAAGAAGGACTAGAAGAATCTCAAGTCATTGCAGGAATTATAGGAGGTGATACCACCGTCGGTAGATGGTTCAATGGGGGAAAAGAAAATCCCATGACCTGGTTCGCAGCAAAAGGTATTTTAGAAAACGTCTTTCAACAACTGGGACTGGAGGTAGAATTTCAACCGGAAAATCGAGATAGACGTTTACATCCCGGAAGGACAGCTTCCTTATGGTTAGGAGGAGCTAGACTGGGAACCTTTGGACAAGTTCATCCCCAACTCAGACGAGAAAAGAGTTTACCAGATGCAGTTTATGTCTTCCAATTAGATTTGGATACCTTACTCAGTACCCTGGATAATGATGAACTATTGACTCCTAAATTTAAACCCTATTCTACCTACCCCGCAAGCGATCGCGATTTGGCGTTTTTCGCGTCTGTAAAAGTTACGGTTGGGGAGATTGAAAAAGTAATTACTAAAGCTGGTAAGGGGTTGCTAGAGTCTGTAGAGGTTTTTGACGAATACAGAGGTGAAAATGTCCCCATAGGACAAAGAAGTTTAGCTTTTCGGTTAGTTTATCGTGCGGTTGACCACACTTTAACTGATAATGAGGTTGAACCAGTACACCATAAAATTCGAGAATCCCTAGTAGAAAAATTCGGTGTTACTTTAAGGAGTTAA
- a CDS encoding aspartate carbamoyltransferase catalytic subunit has product MSTPASNWNRHHILSLADFTVNEYNAVLQTAASFKEVLSRRTKKVPTLQGQVVANLFFEPSTRTRSSFEIAAKRLSADTLNFSSSSSSMTKGETILDTAKTYLAMGTDIMVIRHKEAGVPQAIAREMDRLGVKVSVLNAGDGQHEHPSQGLLDLFTICSLIDPEQPKIASLAGKKIAIVGDILHSRVARSNIWSLTTSGAQVHLAAPPTLLPKYFSEYVGSRENSQNLFIHWQLDPALEDADFVMTLRLQKERMTGNLLPSLREYHQLFGITRQRLKACKSQVKVLHPGPVNRGVEISSDLMDDPKFSLIQDQVTSGVAVRMALLYFIGGAKG; this is encoded by the coding sequence ATGTCAACGCCCGCAAGTAATTGGAATCGTCATCATATTCTTTCTCTAGCTGATTTTACTGTAAATGAATATAATGCTGTTTTACAAACAGCAGCTTCATTTAAAGAAGTGTTATCACGGCGAACTAAAAAAGTCCCAACTTTACAAGGACAAGTGGTAGCCAATCTCTTTTTTGAACCTTCCACCCGCACCAGAAGTAGTTTTGAAATAGCTGCTAAAAGGCTAAGTGCAGATACTCTAAATTTCTCTAGTTCTAGTTCCTCTATGACCAAGGGAGAAACAATTTTAGATACGGCTAAAACCTATTTAGCCATGGGTACAGATATTATGGTAATTCGCCATAAAGAAGCAGGAGTACCACAGGCGATCGCCCGGGAAATGGATCGTTTAGGTGTAAAAGTTAGTGTATTAAATGCTGGTGATGGACAACATGAACATCCCTCCCAAGGACTATTAGATTTATTCACCATTTGTAGTTTAATTGATCCAGAACAACCCAAAATTGCATCTTTAGCAGGTAAAAAGATTGCTATTGTAGGTGACATTTTACACTCACGGGTTGCCCGGTCTAATATTTGGAGTTTGACCACCAGTGGTGCCCAAGTACATCTAGCAGCACCACCCACCTTATTACCCAAATACTTTAGTGAATATGTAGGATCACGGGAAAATTCCCAGAATTTATTCATCCATTGGCAATTAGATCCAGCTTTAGAGGATGCTGACTTTGTCATGACTTTGAGGTTGCAAAAAGAGAGGATGACTGGTAACCTGTTGCCCAGTTTAAGAGAGTATCATCAACTATTTGGCATTACCAGGCAAAGATTAAAAGCTTGTAAATCTCAAGTAAAAGTACTACATCCAGGTCCAGTGAATAGGGGTGTGGAAATCAGTTCAGATTTAATGGACGATCCAAAATTCAGCCTAATTCAAGATCAGGTGACCAGTGGTGTAGCTGTGCGCATGGCACTATTGTATTTTATCGGTGGTGCGAAAGGGTAG
- a CDS encoding YciI family protein, which translates to MAKYIMWGSYCEEVLTKREPYRQAHLEGLAKQKDAGILITIGPTKDITKVFGIYEAESENAVSQLIEADPYWKNGIWTEYIVKEWIQAF; encoded by the coding sequence ATGGCAAAATATATTATGTGGGGTAGTTATTGCGAAGAGGTTTTAACTAAACGGGAACCCTATCGTCAAGCACACCTAGAGGGACTGGCAAAACAAAAGGATGCGGGAATACTAATTACCATAGGTCCCACCAAGGATATTACTAAGGTCTTTGGTATTTATGAAGCTGAGAGCGAAAATGCTGTGAGTCAACTCATAGAAGCTGACCCTTATTGGAAAAATGGTATTTGGACAGAGTATATAGTTAAAGAGTGGATTCAAGCTTTTTAA
- a CDS encoding mannose-1-phosphate guanyltransferase yields MRAVLMAGGSGTRLRPLTCDLPKPMVPILNRPIAEHIIHLLRENEITEIIATLHYLPDVIREYFQDGSDFGVQITYAIEEEQALGTAGCVKNVAELLDETFLVISGDSITDFDLKAAIEFHKQKNSKATLILTRVPNPIEFGVVITDEEGHIRRFLEKPSTGEVFSDTVNTGIYVLEPEVLEYLPENTESDFSKDLFPLLLEKNEPIYGYIDRGYWCDVGHLDAYREAQYDALRRKVKLEIAYMEVSPSLWIGQNTYIDPTAKIESPTIIGNNCRIGARVKIEDGTIIGDNVTIGADANLKRPIVWNGAIIGEEAELSACVISRGTRVDRRAHVMEAAIVGSLSTVGEEAQINPGIRVWPSKKIESGAVLNINLIWGNTAQRNLFGQRGVQGLANIDISPEFAVKLGVAYGSTLKPGSIVSVSRDQRTVSRMVTRSLIAGLMSVGVDIQNLDSTAIPIARTVIPKMALVGGIHVRVHPDRPDYILIEFMDGKGINITKAQEKKIEGAYFKEDMRRAQSHEIGDVSYPSQVIDYYCTAFENLLNVETLRNSRAKIVIDYVYAISGAVLPQLLDKFGADAVVLNASVNKTSMTITTKEGLLTQLGHVVEAVKANFGVQVSANGEQLILVDESGYPVRGEMLTALMVEMMLTANPRSSVVVPVHASSAVEQVARRHDGRVIRTKANPTALMEACQKNSHVVLGGSGETGFIFPQLHPGFDSMFCIAKLIEMLTIQERSLTAVRGELPRVIHKNYTIRCPWIAKGALMRYLVETHPAHNLELIDGVKICQSYDDSWVLVLPDASEPLVHLFVNSSDKEWADENMRIYRYRVQTFVERQQEHYAEV; encoded by the coding sequence ATGCGTGCAGTGCTAATGGCAGGTGGTTCAGGGACAAGACTACGTCCTCTAACCTGTGATCTACCCAAACCAATGGTTCCCATCTTGAACAGACCAATTGCCGAACATATTATTCATCTTCTTCGAGAAAATGAAATTACGGAAATAATCGCCACATTACACTACTTACCAGACGTAATTCGGGAATATTTTCAAGACGGTAGTGATTTTGGGGTGCAAATTACCTATGCAATTGAAGAAGAACAAGCTCTAGGTACAGCGGGTTGTGTTAAGAACGTAGCTGAACTATTAGACGAAACATTTTTAGTAATAAGCGGTGATAGCATTACAGATTTTGATTTAAAAGCAGCCATTGAGTTTCATAAGCAAAAAAACTCCAAAGCCACTTTAATATTAACCCGTGTTCCCAACCCAATTGAATTTGGAGTGGTAATTACAGATGAGGAAGGTCACATCAGAAGATTTTTAGAAAAACCTTCCACAGGGGAAGTTTTTTCCGACACGGTTAATACGGGCATTTATGTTTTAGAACCAGAAGTTTTAGAATACCTACCAGAAAATACGGAATCTGATTTTTCAAAAGACCTATTTCCCTTGCTATTAGAGAAGAATGAACCCATTTATGGTTATATTGACCGAGGCTACTGGTGTGATGTAGGTCACTTAGACGCCTACAGAGAGGCACAATATGATGCTTTAAGGAGGAAAGTGAAATTAGAGATTGCCTATATGGAAGTTTCTCCCTCCCTATGGATAGGTCAAAATACTTATATTGACCCCACAGCAAAAATTGAGAGTCCCACTATTATTGGTAATAATTGCCGAATTGGGGCCAGGGTAAAAATTGAAGATGGTACAATAATTGGTGACAACGTGACCATTGGTGCGGATGCGAATTTAAAACGTCCCATAGTCTGGAATGGAGCGATTATTGGGGAAGAAGCAGAACTATCTGCTTGTGTCATTTCCCGTGGTACTAGGGTAGACCGTCGTGCCCATGTAATGGAAGCTGCTATTGTGGGTTCCTTGTCCACGGTAGGAGAAGAGGCACAAATTAATCCAGGGATTCGGGTTTGGCCGAGTAAAAAGATTGAATCTGGTGCTGTTTTAAACATTAATTTAATATGGGGAAACACCGCTCAACGAAACTTATTTGGTCAGCGAGGGGTACAAGGTTTAGCAAACATTGATATTAGTCCAGAATTTGCTGTGAAACTGGGTGTAGCTTATGGTTCCACCTTAAAACCGGGTTCCATAGTCAGCGTTTCCCGTGATCAGCGCACCGTCTCGCGTATGGTCACCCGTTCTCTGATTGCTGGATTAATGTCTGTAGGGGTAGATATTCAAAATCTTGACTCCACTGCAATTCCCATTGCCAGAACCGTAATTCCCAAAATGGCTTTAGTTGGTGGGATTCATGTGCGAGTGCACCCAGACCGTCCCGATTATATCCTGATTGAGTTTATGGATGGTAAAGGAATTAATATTACTAAAGCTCAGGAAAAGAAAATTGAAGGAGCTTATTTTAAAGAGGACATGCGAAGGGCACAAAGTCATGAAATTGGAGATGTGTCCTATCCTAGTCAGGTCATAGATTATTATTGTACAGCTTTTGAAAATCTTTTAAATGTAGAAACTTTACGTAATAGTCGAGCCAAGATTGTTATCGACTATGTTTATGCTATTTCCGGTGCTGTCCTACCCCAACTGCTGGATAAATTTGGTGCGGATGCAGTAGTTTTAAATGCCAGTGTAAATAAAACATCAATGACCATAACAACCAAAGAGGGGCTATTAACTCAATTAGGTCATGTAGTAGAAGCGGTGAAAGCGAACTTTGGTGTACAGGTGTCTGCAAATGGGGAACAACTAATTTTAGTGGATGAGTCTGGTTATCCCGTGCGTGGAGAAATGCTGACAGCATTAATGGTAGAAATGATGTTAACAGCTAATCCTCGAAGTTCCGTAGTTGTACCAGTACATGCTTCGAGTGCAGTGGAACAGGTAGCACGTCGTCATGACGGTAGAGTAATTCGCACCAAAGCCAACCCCACAGCTTTAATGGAAGCTTGTCAAAAAAATTCCCATGTGGTATTAGGCGGTAGTGGCGAAACCGGTTTTATTTTCCCCCAATTACATCCTGGATTTGATTCCATGTTTTGCATCGCCAAATTGATTGAAATGTTAACAATTCAAGAGCGTTCCTTGACTGCTGTGCGGGGAGAGTTACCGCGAGTGATTCACAAGAATTATACCATTCGTTGTCCTTGGATTGCCAAAGGAGCTTTAATGCGTTATCTAGTGGAAACCCATCCCGCACACAACCTAGAATTGATTGATGGAGTAAAAATTTGTCAATCTTATGATGACAGTTGGGTACTAGTATTACCAGATGCTAGTGAACCCTTAGTGCATTTATTTGTTAACAGTAGTGATAAGGAGTGGGCAGACGAAAATATGAGGATTTATCGTTATCGCGTACAAACTTTTGTGGAACGTCAACAGGAACACTACGCAGAAGTTTAA
- a CDS encoding helix-turn-helix domain-containing protein has protein sequence MSSSLDANSTNNIYETYDKHESKFLTPFERKTLLKNLQTNSHPEYRRRIEIILLADMGKSQSQICEIIDCSQEMARYWMGIAEAGMAHKWKERKIGRPKTVNNQYLERLKDLVNHSPREYGYAFSNWTAQWLSKHLAKELGITISDRHINRLLKQMGLSTRAKNPCAIKDPANQDKSISICDLPSNLEPSFNWSFSLLPNHQ, from the coding sequence ATGTCTTCTAGTCTTGATGCCAATAGTACCAATAATATTTATGAAACTTACGATAAACACGAGAGCAAGTTTTTAACCCCCTTTGAACGTAAAACACTGTTAAAAAATTTGCAAACCAATTCCCACCCAGAGTATCGCCGCAGAATTGAAATTATCTTATTAGCTGATATGGGAAAATCCCAATCTCAGATCTGTGAGATTATCGACTGTTCCCAGGAAATGGCCAGATATTGGATGGGTATAGCAGAAGCAGGAATGGCACACAAATGGAAAGAGCGAAAGATAGGGAGACCAAAAACCGTTAATAATCAGTACTTAGAAAGATTGAAAGACCTAGTTAATCATAGTCCTCGGGAATATGGCTATGCTTTTAGCAATTGGACCGCTCAATGGTTGAGTAAACATCTAGCTAAGGAATTGGGTATTACCATTAGCGATCGCCATATTAATCGGTTACTCAAGCAAATGGGACTTTCCACTAGAGCTAAAAACCCCTGTGCCATAAAAGATCCAGCAAATCAGGATAAAAGTATTTCAATTTGTGATTTACCATCCAACTTAGAACCTAGTTTTAATTGGTCATTTAGTCTACTTCCAAATCATCAATGA
- the mgtE gene encoding magnesium transporter has product MLTQDVRNALDVADLNKLKYDLNSLQPVDVGEYISELPEQQRAIAFRLLNKNQAIDVFEYLPTDVQEELINSLHDVQVVHLVEEMSPDERAYLFDELPAGVVKRLLQQLSPEQRQATATILGYPEGTAGRVMTTEYVRLRQGLTVGEALSKIRLQDEDKETIYYAYVTDDNRKLVSVVSLRQLLFTFPEVFIRDIASSQVVKVTTETSQEEVARIMQRYDLIAIPVVDREDRLVGIITIDDVVDILQEEATEDIQKLAAVSGDEEALSPPHLTIRKRLPWLLGIMALYIGAASAIAPFQRVIAAVPVLAVIMPIFSNTGGTVGIQALTVTIRGLGVGEVTTKDAGKILRKELIAGLGTALALGSTMILLSLIWAKPDEKWVALIAGVVMATNTMVAVSLGTLLPMGLQRLKLDPALMSGPLVTTMLDTIGFLTFLSMISLALKVFNLSY; this is encoded by the coding sequence GTGCTAACACAAGATGTTCGCAACGCTTTGGATGTTGCTGACCTAAATAAACTCAAATATGATTTGAATAGTCTGCAACCTGTAGACGTAGGAGAGTATATTTCAGAATTGCCAGAACAACAAAGGGCGATCGCTTTTAGGTTGTTGAATAAAAATCAGGCCATTGATGTTTTTGAGTACTTACCTACGGATGTGCAGGAGGAATTGATTAATTCCTTACATGATGTTCAGGTGGTACATCTGGTAGAAGAAATGAGTCCTGATGAGAGGGCGTATTTATTTGATGAATTACCTGCAGGGGTGGTTAAAAGACTATTACAACAACTTAGTCCAGAACAAAGACAAGCAACTGCGACAATTCTGGGATATCCCGAAGGTACTGCAGGTAGGGTAATGACCACAGAGTATGTGCGTTTGCGTCAAGGGTTAACAGTGGGGGAAGCATTAAGTAAAATTCGTCTTCAAGATGAGGATAAGGAAACTATTTACTATGCTTATGTGACTGATGACAACCGTAAGTTAGTGAGCGTGGTTTCCTTGCGTCAATTGTTATTTACCTTTCCAGAAGTTTTCATCAGGGATATTGCTAGTTCTCAGGTAGTAAAAGTAACTACTGAAACTTCCCAAGAAGAAGTGGCGCGGATCATGCAGCGTTATGATTTAATAGCCATACCTGTGGTAGATCGGGAGGATAGATTAGTAGGAATTATTACTATTGATGATGTGGTTGATATTTTACAAGAGGAGGCCACGGAGGATATTCAAAAATTGGCAGCGGTAAGTGGCGATGAAGAGGCTTTATCCCCACCCCATTTGACCATTCGCAAACGCTTACCCTGGTTATTAGGTATCATGGCATTGTATATTGGTGCAGCTAGTGCGATCGCTCCCTTTCAGCGGGTAATTGCAGCGGTTCCGGTTTTAGCGGTGATTATGCCCATATTTTCTAATACTGGGGGGACTGTGGGTATTCAGGCTTTAACTGTGACCATTCGGGGTTTAGGTGTAGGGGAGGTGACCACAAAGGATGCTGGGAAAATTTTGCGGAAGGAACTAATAGCGGGTTTGGGAACCGCTTTAGCCTTAGGTTCAACCATGATTCTACTTTCTTTGATTTGGGCAAAACCCGATGAAAAGTGGGTAGCTTTAATTGCTGGTGTGGTAATGGCCACCAACACCATGGTTGCTGTGAGTTTGGGGACTTTATTACCTATGGGATTACAAAGGCTAAAATTAGATCCAGCTTTAATGAGTGGTCCACTGGTGACAACTATGTTGGATACTATTGGTTTTTTAACCTTCTTGAGCATGATTTCCCTTGCTTTGAAAGTATTTAATTTAAGCTATTAG